The Methanobacterium sp. BAmetb5 genome includes a region encoding these proteins:
- a CDS encoding alpha/beta fold hydrolase: protein MTCNLTGHIQQICDLVISNNLQNIILVGHSYGGMIITGVTSKILERIDRLVYLDADWPDPGQSLFDVLKLSGLGPEVAIPGLEPSLAYVEKIQYDPEKAKSLKKFFYSLTPKVTSPSSGIL, encoded by the coding sequence ATTACCTGTAATTTAACCGGGCATATCCAACAGATTTGCGATCTAGTCATCAGCAATAACCTCCAGAATATAATTCTAGTCGGGCACAGTTATGGGGGCATGATCATCACCGGTGTAACCTCAAAAATCCTGGAAAGAATTGACAGGCTTGTTTATCTTGATGCTGACTGGCCCGACCCGGGACAATCGCTATTTGACGTTCTCAAACTCAGCGGATTGGGCCCTGAGGTCGCGATTCCAGGGCTTGAACCTTCCCTGGCGTATGTGGAAAAAATCCAATACGACCCGGAAAAAGCGAAGTCCCTGAAAAAGTTTTTTTATTCGCTGACACCGAAGGTGACATCGCCATCTTCCGGGATATTGTAG
- the bsh gene encoding choloylglycine hydrolase, translating into MCTTFSIQTEEGNNFVGRNLDLAYNVNESPLILPRNYLLEDKVTGDMQTTNKAIIGIGAVIDDHPSMFDAMNENGLVCAGLNFEGFAHFEAKPVPGKTNITPYDFIYWVISNYDTIDEVKSALSNIDLVDVPLNDQTPVPTLHWMIADKTGASIVVEKTKEQLAVFDNPVGVMTNQPTFDWHLMNLNRYISISPNQPEPVKWSDQLLQIHGVGAGTLGLPGDSHSVARFVRIAYARAHMPVLEDDISAVTQCMHMLDYVKMVKAGVLTEGMAEKTTYSACMDQENGIYYYKNYGNSRINAVDMHKEDLDGDELIKCHYLTTQDINYQN; encoded by the coding sequence ATGTGTACGACCTTTAGTATACAAACCGAAGAGGGGAATAATTTTGTTGGACGAAATTTGGACTTGGCATATAATGTAAATGAATCTCCCCTAATTCTTCCGAGAAATTACCTTCTGGAAGATAAAGTTACCGGAGATATGCAAACGACCAACAAAGCCATTATTGGCATTGGAGCTGTAATTGACGATCATCCCTCCATGTTTGATGCCATGAATGAAAATGGATTAGTCTGTGCTGGTCTGAATTTTGAAGGATTCGCACATTTTGAAGCAAAGCCAGTACCGGGAAAAACAAATATCACACCTTACGACTTCATTTACTGGGTAATCTCCAACTACGATACAATTGATGAAGTTAAAAGTGCTCTTTCTAACATAGATTTAGTAGATGTGCCCTTAAATGACCAGACACCAGTTCCCACACTCCACTGGATGATAGCTGATAAAACCGGTGCGTCAATTGTGGTTGAAAAAACTAAAGAACAGCTTGCAGTTTTTGATAACCCTGTGGGAGTTATGACCAATCAACCAACCTTTGACTGGCATTTAATGAATCTAAACAGATACATATCTATTAGTCCTAATCAACCAGAACCAGTCAAGTGGAGTGACCAGTTATTGCAGATTCATGGTGTTGGAGCTGGTACTCTGGGACTTCCCGGAGATTCTCATAGCGTTGCAAGATTTGTGAGAATTGCCTATGCTAGAGCTCATATGCCAGTTCTGGAGGATGATATCAGTGCCGTGACCCAGTGTATGCACATGCTTGACTATGTAAAAATGGTAAAAGCAGGGGTTTTAACAGAGGGAATGGCAGAAAAAACAACATATTCTGCTTGTATGGACCAGGAAAACGGCATCTATTATTACAAAAATTATGGAAATAGCCGAATAAATGCCGTTGATATGCATAAAGAAGACTTGGATGGTGATGAATTAATAAAATGTCATTATCTAACAACACAGGATATAAATTATCAAAATTAG
- a CDS encoding transglutaminase domain-containing protein yields MDEIKSRFIILLMASFLLISSLGFAFSINDNQQTSLKVSNQPEFTVNEITDAASRVKTYTENNHQLPNYVQISSRQVSMPDFLRLMAVCTKRINSGSSSKIVAKNIKSPSSPSENLKNGNIYRSEYIDMAQRIESFSDGNNMAPNYVRSSLGNIRFENSVYIYSKILNYYKEHKTLPNYVYVSKWNNNPDPNLLPYLKPSLNCQSNDNSIISLSRSVASGSDYDKATKVFNWVRDKVSYSFYYNTKKGALGTLNQRKGNCCDQTHLLIALCRATGLPAKYVNGECTFRSGNRYGHVWAQVYVNNKWYTADAISSSNSFGVINNWNTATASINGYYRELPF; encoded by the coding sequence GTGGATGAAATTAAATCTAGATTCATAATTCTGTTAATGGCTTCTTTTTTATTGATTAGTAGTTTAGGGTTTGCATTTTCAATAAATGATAATCAGCAAACTTCCCTTAAAGTTTCTAATCAACCTGAATTTACAGTCAATGAAATAACGGATGCCGCTTCAAGAGTGAAAACTTACACTGAAAATAATCACCAGTTACCTAATTACGTGCAGATTTCATCCCGACAGGTTTCCATGCCTGATTTTCTAAGATTAATGGCGGTATGTACCAAGAGAATTAACAGCGGTTCCTCCTCTAAGATTGTTGCTAAAAATATCAAGTCTCCCTCTAGTCCTTCTGAGAACTTAAAAAATGGGAATATTTACAGATCGGAGTACATTGACATGGCCCAAAGGATTGAATCATTTTCTGATGGGAATAATATGGCACCCAATTATGTAAGATCCTCCCTTGGAAACATAAGGTTCGAAAACTCGGTTTATATTTATTCTAAAATCTTAAATTATTATAAAGAACACAAAACACTCCCTAACTACGTTTATGTTAGTAAATGGAATAATAATCCAGATCCTAACCTATTACCCTACTTAAAACCCAGTTTAAACTGCCAATCTAATGATAATTCTATTATTTCATTATCTAGAAGTGTTGCATCCGGTTCAGATTATGATAAAGCCACTAAAGTTTTTAATTGGGTTAGAGATAAAGTCAGTTACTCTTTTTATTACAATACAAAAAAAGGTGCTTTAGGGACACTCAATCAAAGGAAGGGTAACTGTTGTGACCAAACTCACCTTCTGATTGCGCTTTGTCGAGCCACGGGATTACCCGCTAAATACGTCAATGGAGAATGCACATTTAGAAGTGGTAATAGGTATGGGCATGTCTGGGCCCAGGTTTACGTGAATAATAAGTGGTATACTGCTGATGCTATAAGTTCTAGTAATTCTTTTGGTGTAATAAACAACTGGAATACTGCTACTGCATCAATTAATGGTTATTATAGAGAATTACCATTTTAA
- a CDS encoding amidase has product MDVGGYSKCDGVALAALVRKGEVSPKELTHLFVEAVEKVNPKINAVLEVYLDRIEAPDDQLIANGPFEGVPFLMKDIGAGERGRLQESGSRLIKGHVAEQDSFLTSFFKKAGLNLLGRTTTPEFALGISTESELVGVTCNPWDLDVMSGGSSGGAAASVAAGIVPIAHGSDNGGSIRIPASACGLVGLKPSRGRVTLGPDIGELWPGMLQEFVLSRTVRDTAFMLDAVSKPVSGDPFIIKRPVRPYAHELDAPTEKLRIAWTIDPWQADGSVDSDVVCSVEQVVSECERAGHEMVQDTPVFDYEEYLHAVCVAWAFGMYMGIDMFAAAMGRKISEETVEPVMLSFYEYSQGLTAADMFMAEFVLNQFRRNFGKFFEQYDLLLTPTLNQLPGPHGKYSKMRTDVGYEEYMRLCEETKVHTTAANVTGQPAMTLPLGQSRSGLPIGIQFMSRFGEEGTLIRLASSLEKEMPWKDRIPPVHASR; this is encoded by the coding sequence ATGGACGTGGGAGGGTATTCTAAGTGTGACGGGGTTGCTCTAGCAGCTTTAGTCAGAAAAGGTGAGGTGTCACCGAAAGAACTTACACATCTTTTTGTGGAAGCAGTTGAAAAGGTAAATCCAAAAATCAATGCAGTTCTAGAGGTCTACTTAGACCGTATCGAAGCACCGGATGATCAACTAATCGCTAACGGCCCATTTGAAGGTGTGCCATTCTTGATGAAGGATATTGGGGCTGGTGAAAGAGGAAGACTTCAAGAAAGCGGATCTAGGCTCATAAAGGGGCACGTTGCAGAGCAGGACTCATTCTTAACTTCGTTTTTCAAAAAAGCGGGTTTGAATCTGTTGGGCCGTACAACAACACCAGAATTCGCCTTGGGAATCTCGACAGAATCAGAATTGGTTGGAGTGACCTGTAATCCCTGGGATCTGGATGTCATGAGTGGTGGTTCCAGTGGTGGGGCTGCAGCGAGTGTTGCGGCTGGTATTGTTCCAATAGCACATGGTAGTGATAACGGGGGGTCAATCCGCATTCCGGCAAGTGCTTGCGGCCTAGTAGGGTTGAAACCCTCCCGTGGACGCGTGACACTTGGTCCGGATATTGGAGAGCTTTGGCCAGGAATGTTACAGGAGTTTGTTTTGAGTCGGACTGTCCGGGACACAGCTTTTATGTTAGATGCTGTGTCAAAACCTGTATCTGGTGATCCTTTCATCATAAAACGCCCGGTTCGACCTTATGCTCATGAATTGGATGCTCCAACCGAGAAACTTAGAATAGCTTGGACCATTGATCCTTGGCAAGCGGATGGCTCAGTGGATTCAGATGTAGTCTGCAGTGTGGAGCAAGTAGTTTCTGAATGTGAAAGAGCAGGTCATGAAATGGTTCAGGACACCCCTGTTTTCGACTATGAGGAGTATCTTCACGCGGTATGTGTAGCATGGGCATTTGGGATGTATATGGGAATTGATATGTTCGCAGCAGCGATGGGACGAAAAATAAGCGAAGAAACAGTTGAACCCGTGATGTTGTCTTTTTACGAGTACTCCCAGGGACTAACAGCTGCTGACATGTTCATGGCGGAATTCGTCTTGAACCAATTCCGAAGAAACTTTGGGAAATTCTTTGAACAATATGACCTGTTACTCACACCCACCTTAAACCAATTACCCGGGCCCCACGGTAAGTACTCGAAAATGAGGACAGATGTTGGATACGAGGAATATATGCGTCTTTGTGAGGAAACCAAAGTGCATACAACTGCGGCTAATGTGACCGGACAACCAGCAATGACCTTGCCTCTGGGGCAAAGTAGATCAGGTTTACCCATAGGGATCCAGTTTATGTCCCGATTTGGGGAGGAAGGCACACTAATACGTCTGGCAAGTTCCCTTGAAAAAGAAATGCCCTGGAAGGATCGAATTCCACCAGTACATGCAAGCCGATAG
- a CDS encoding DUF389 domain-containing protein — MWKSIGTLIHGGTVNKTHVERIRDLVLYEGSELKNKLVKFFLLLIFSSGIATYGLLGDSVAVIIGAMIIAPLMLPIMGLAYSISAGDIKAMKNSLLLSLGGIIAAIAVGFILTLPMNSLFQPENINQILIRTSPGLIDLLAALVTGFAGAFAMSRSDVSDTLPGVAIAISLVPPLANVGILLATFNYSLALGSFLLFVTNYLAILVTGAALFGIMGYSRVTILEKSSNAKRNGLIVVLISLIVITVPLGYNGYNVVTDNSITQTVNNASTEWLEGSGYELQSINILSSNNTVVVKIIGNGPLPPIEKLQEQVKGKIYGKNIKLEVVYSDTYLLNT; from the coding sequence ATGTGGAAGTCTATTGGAACCTTAATACATGGTGGTACTGTAAATAAAACACATGTAGAACGGATTAGGGATCTTGTATTGTATGAAGGTTCTGAACTTAAAAATAAACTAGTGAAATTTTTCTTACTCCTAATTTTTTCCTCAGGTATTGCTACCTACGGACTTCTTGGAGATTCTGTGGCAGTTATTATTGGGGCCATGATAATCGCCCCATTAATGTTGCCTATAATGGGTCTTGCCTACAGTATTAGTGCGGGTGATATCAAAGCCATGAAGAATTCTCTACTTTTAAGTTTAGGTGGAATAATCGCTGCCATCGCAGTAGGCTTCATTCTAACATTGCCCATGAATAGTTTATTTCAACCTGAAAACATTAACCAGATCTTGATCCGAACTTCACCCGGCCTTATTGATCTCCTTGCAGCTCTGGTCACTGGATTTGCAGGGGCATTTGCCATGTCCCGTAGTGATGTGTCGGATACACTTCCGGGAGTGGCCATCGCAATATCACTTGTTCCTCCACTGGCCAATGTAGGAATTCTCCTTGCAACATTCAACTATTCCCTGGCTTTGGGGAGTTTTTTGCTTTTTGTGACTAATTATTTAGCCATACTCGTTACTGGGGCGGCCCTTTTTGGAATAATGGGCTATTCACGGGTAACAATTTTAGAAAAATCGTCAAATGCCAAGAGAAATGGTTTGATCGTTGTTTTAATAAGTTTAATTGTAATTACTGTTCCATTGGGTTACAATGGTTACAACGTTGTTACTGACAACAGCATTACCCAAACTGTGAATAATGCATCCACTGAATGGCTTGAAGGTAGTGGATATGAATTACAATCAATTAACATTCTATCCTCAAATAATACTGTGGTGGTAAAGATCATAGGAAATGGACCGTTACCCCCTATTGAAAAACTTCAAGAACAGGTAAAAGGGAAAATTTATGGAAAGAATATCAAGTTAGAAGTTGTTTATTCTGATACATACCTTCTGAACACATAA
- a CDS encoding HXXEE domain-containing protein: MYKTYNNIWERMGIFLGPILITIFICFKFTDPNFSWLAFLYWIHLPLVMIHETEEYILSPIGFEKFANFYTVLSKDPPEEDSPLSPAYKLFVNMSIWIWAILGALLVTVLPWVGMGLIFFQLLINGIQHTIIFQIKKPGYNPGFLTTWLVLNPFCVVTIFYAYYAHALSSLDWLLALILGVGFIGILLLKTTSKRKEE, from the coding sequence ATGTATAAAACCTATAATAACATCTGGGAAAGAATGGGGATTTTTCTAGGGCCCATATTAATAACTATTTTTATCTGCTTCAAATTTACAGACCCTAATTTTTCATGGCTGGCTTTTTTATACTGGATTCATTTACCCCTGGTCATGATCCATGAAACAGAAGAATATATCCTCTCTCCCATTGGATTTGAAAAATTCGCTAACTTCTACACGGTATTAAGTAAAGATCCACCAGAAGAAGACTCACCCCTATCCCCGGCTTACAAACTATTTGTAAACATGTCCATATGGATCTGGGCTATACTGGGTGCGTTACTGGTTACTGTTTTACCATGGGTTGGTATGGGGTTAATATTCTTCCAGTTACTCATAAATGGCATACAACATACCATTATCTTCCAGATTAAAAAACCAGGGTATAATCCTGGATTTTTAACCACCTGGTTGGTTTTAAACCCATTTTGTGTGGTGACCATCTTCTATGCCTACTATGCCCATGCTTTAAGCTCCCTAGACTGGCTACTTGCATTAATATTGGGTGTTGGTTTTATAGGGATCTTGCTTCTAAAAACCACCAGTAAACGAAAAGAAGAATAA